The genomic window ATTATCGAATTTAAAGTATACCTAATTTTCTTATGAGGAAAAATAGGTGAACAGTTCTACTACAATAGTGAAGTTTCTAATAAACAAATATCTATTATATACGATTTACATAAATACAAAACCATTATTCAACTTACTTATCCAAGTAATTCATAGATTACTAGTATACTTTTGATCCCTTTATCATTTTTATAGCATCCGTCCATAACGAACTTTATGAGTAATTCGGATAATTCTACAAAGCAAAAAGATTCTAGGGGTCAGGTAGCCATTTTCCTATACCGCGCCCCAAAGAAAAACTATGATGCTTTAGTAAAAATTAACAAGCACTCCCATGATTTTTTTATGAAACACGGCGTATTAAAATTTGAGGTCTTTACCCTTAATGCTAGAGAGAACATGATGGATTTTGTAAATTTATCAAAAACCATTTCTGCTAATGATGACGAGGATGTATGGTTAGAAATCCAGTCCTATAGGGATGCAAAACATGTACAGGAGTTTATGAAGGCAATGGAAGGTGATAAAAGTGGAGATGAAATGTATAAGGAATTCATGGAACTTATTACTCCAGGTTCAATAGTTACTTTTGGGGATTTTAGTAAGTTGGAAGAAATATCTTAGATATCCTACCGATCGAATTTTTTATCCAATCTATACTACATCTTTTTTTGCAATAAATCCATCAAACTAGTTGCTACAAAAAAGATATCTTGGAAACCACGATATGCAATACGATGAAAAATGCATTGGGTTAACTTCTTATTCTATTTTTATATCCATTCCCTTTGACTTCACAGGTCCCTTTAGTTTTATCTTTAGTTCTAATATGCCGTTAGTGTAGAGGGGTTTGGCCGATGAATCTTCTAGTTCTGTCTTAACTGGAATCTCTGTATGGTATTTCTTATCGCCCTTTTCACAGTGCAATACAATAAGATTGTTCGATGCATTTACTTTGATGCCTCCCTTAGATATTCCGGGCATTTCAGTCGTAATGACCATCAAATTGCTTTTTTCATCAATCGACGTGTCCACTAATGGCTCTCTAACATTTGATTGTTCCATGAGTCCTCTTGCTCCTGGTTTGACGTTTCAAATTCTCTTACATGTAGTTTCCCATAGGGACCTACTGTTATTTGGTATCCATAATAATAGGGAAACGTCGAAGTTTCTCTAAATGAATCCGCCGTAAATGGACATATTCCTTTTGTCGTATTGAAAACTCTATTTAGCATTTCTTCAGCTTGTGAAAATTCCCTATCCATATCTCCAAAAAAATTTCTGAATACATTCCTTCTTGGAATTATTTCCCATTCGTCAATCGATCTAGCCTTCTGACAAGTTGTAAAATATATTACAGGGTCTGGATACGAGTGAACTTACTATCTTTGATGAGTACCAATTTTATTACATACACACAGAAACCACATGACCAACCTAGCAACACATGGCCGATCAATCAATCATATGAATCGCTAAAGATATCTAGGGGTTCATACATGTATAAGGACCAATAATATGAAAACTGAAATCTGTTAATTGAGGTTGTCTACGGGAAACAATAATGTAGAGTGCATCAAATTAACAATTGGGATATATATGCACTGATTATTGTTACCAATTGCATCAGTAAATTTAAATTCAGCCGTCATTTTATTTAATTCTACAAATTTTGAGGATGTTTTTTCTTTTAAAATATGATAATGGGCAACAACCCCTCCAACCATGCCGGTATGTACAAATAGAATTTCCCTATCTTTGAATGTTATCTGATAAAGCATTGGTGTAATGGCCATAAATGACTGCGACATGTATGATATGACATTTAACAAATCCTTCATATTTTCGTATTGTAAGTAAGTAGTAAACCATTCTCCTTGCGACATATATTACCTTATAAGTCATATTATTATATGTGTTACCTTTAATCATACTAATGGGTAGTATCTTTTTTATCCGCTATTCATATTTGAAGAATTATATAAATCGTTTGAGGCTGCTTCAAGTGGTATATCTTTTTATACTAATATCATAAGCTTATAATTTTGGATTTACCTCATGTTCTATTTCGTTCTATTTGCATTAAGAACTGATCTACAAAATATTTCTAAAATTCTTGATCTCTATTGTTTCAAAATCGGTCCAAATATTATAACCTGTGAATACAAATACTTGAAAGTGTAAATGTGGGATATAGGTATAACCGGTCATTCCAACTTTAGATATCTCTTCACCGGCTTTAACCTTCTGATTTAATTTGACCCTGGAGCTCTTGTAATCAAGGTGGTCATATCGAGAGTATTCCCCGTTTGAATGCCTGATTGTAATAAAATTAGTATAAAACCAGTACGATGCATCAGGACCTCCAACATTAAAATCATCATTGATGTAAGTTACTACTCCATCTGCTGCAGCAAGAACGGGTGTACCTTTAGGAGCAATAAAATCCACTGCATTCCGAAGCTTACCAATATGAGCAGGAGAAGATGATCTATCTATTCTTTGTAGCATTTCTCTAGGCACAGGGATCATGTACATGTTTTTTGCCCTCATCAATAGAAAGTATTCACTTTGTATCGATTATTGTTTATTATAGTATAATAACATTAGCTAAACCCCCTGGTGTCATATAGGATCCAAAGACATTGTTACCGTATATCCATTTTCCTAAAATAAAAAACAAGTGAAAAATCCGAACTCAACTTGATCGGATTAATATGCACGTTACGCCTATGTATTATTCTTTTATAGCTTTGTTAATGATGAGTGGAGTTTGTAGTGGATGTAGTAGATGCGTTTACGTTTGAATTGGCTGCATCTTTAACTTCTGCTGCTAATTGTCTTGAATTTTGTTCAAACACTCTTGCGGTGTTTACTCCCATGTTTGATATGTGTCTTGCAGCGTCTTTTGTTTGTTGTAGTACTGGTTTCCATGCATCAAGGGTAGAGAAAATAACGTTGTTTGAAAGTCTAATAGCTGATACCGTGTTGTCTGCAACATTACTTACAAATGTTGTATATGCTTTAGCTGCTGCATCAGGAGAACAGAAGTTGGTAACTAATCCACTAAAGGCCTCATTATATGGTCTCCATGCTGATTGGAGTGAATTAACAACTTCTTTTTGAGAATCAATATATTCCTCTG from Candidatus Nitrosocosmicus arcticus includes these protein-coding regions:
- a CDS encoding M23 family metallopeptidase, with translation MRAKNMYMIPVPREMLQRIDRSSSPAHIGKLRNAVDFIAPKGTPVLAAADGVVTYINDDFNVGGPDASYWFYTNFITIRHSNGEYSRYDHLDYKSSRVKLNQKVKAGEEISKVGMTGYTYIPHLHFQVFVFTGYNIWTDFETIEIKNFRNIL
- a CDS encoding DUF1428 family protein, producing MSNSDNSTKQKDSRGQVAIFLYRAPKKNYDALVKINKHSHDFFMKHGVLKFEVFTLNARENMMDFVNLSKTISANDDEDVWLEIQSYRDAKHVQEFMKAMEGDKSGDEMYKEFMELITPGSIVTFGDFSKLEEIS